The Anopheles moucheti chromosome 3, idAnoMoucSN_F20_07, whole genome shotgun sequence genome contains the following window.
GTGTTATTGTAGAAGATGACGTAGActtcgttgttgaaggtgtaGACGGTGTCGTAGAAGGAGTGGTAGGTGTCATTGCCGTTGGAAGTGTTACTGTAGAAGAAGATGACGAGGATGCTGTACTAGAGGATGTCGACATCGTGGTAGATGGAGTGCTTGGTGTTGTAGAAGGAGTGGTTGGAGTCGTTATTGTAGAAGATGACGTAGActtcgttgttgaaggtgtaGACGGTGTCGTAGAAGGAGTGGTAGGTGTCATTGCCGTTGGAAGTGTTACTGTAGAAGAAGATGACGAGGATGCTGTACTAGAGGATGTCGACATCGTGGTAGATGGAGTGCTTGGTGTTGTAGAAGGAGTGGTTGGCGTCGTTATGGTTGGAAGTGTTATTGTAGAAGATGACGTAGACTTCGTTGCTGAAGGTGTAGACGGTGTCGTAGAAGGAGTGGTAGGTGTCATTGCCGTTGGAAGTGTTACTGTAGAAGAAGATGACGAGGATGCTGTACTAGAGGATGTCGACATCGTGGTAGATGGAGTGCTTGGTGTTGTAGAAGGAGTGGTTGGAGTCGTTATGGTTGGAAGTGTTATTGTAGAAGATGACGTAGActtcgttgttgaaggtgtaGACGGTGTCGTAGAAGGAGTGGTAGGTGTCATTGCGGTTGGAAGTGTTACTGTAGAAGAAGATGACGAGGATGCTGTACTAGAGGATGTCGACATCGTGGTAGATGGAGTGCTTGGTGTTGTAGAAGGAGTGGTTGGAGTCGTTATGGTTGGAAGTGTTATTGTAGAAGATGACGTAGActtcgttgttgaaggtgtaGACGGTGTCGTAGAAGGAGTGGTAGGTGTCATTGCCGTTGGAAGTGTTACTGTAGAAGAAGATGACGAGGATGCTGTACTAGAGGATGTCGACATCGTGGTAGATGGAGTGCTTGGTGTTGTAGAAGGAGTGGTTGGAGTCGTTATGGTTGGAAGTGTTATTGTAGAAGATGACGTAGActtcgttgttgaaggtgtaGACGGTGTCGTAGAAGGAGTGGTAGGTGTCATTGCCGTTGGAAGTGTTACTGTAGAAGAAGATGACGAGGATGCTGTACTAGAGGATGTCGACATCGTGGTAGATGGAGTGCTTGGTGTTGTAGAAGGAGTGGTTGGAGTCGTTATGGTTGGAAGTGTTATTGTAGAAGATGACGTAGActtcgttgttgaaggtgtaGACGGTGTCGTAGAAGGAGTGGTAGGTGTCATTGCCGTTGGAAGTGTTACTGTAGAAGAAGATGACGAGGATGCTGTACTAGAGGATGTCGACATCGTGGTAGATGGAGTGCTTGGTGTTGTAGAAGGAGTGGTTGGAGTCGTTATGGTTGGAAGTGTTATTGTAGAAGATGACGTAGActtcgttgttgaaggtgtaGACGGTGTCGTAGAAGGAGTGGTAGGTGTCATTGCCGTTGGAAGTGTTACTGTAGAAGAAGATGACGAGGATGCTGTACTAGACGATGTCGACATCGTGGTAGATGGAGTGCTTGGTGTTGTAGAAGGAGTGGTTGGAGTCGTTATGGTTGGAAGTGTTATTGTAGAAGATGACGTAGActtcgttgttgaaggtgtaGACGGTGTCGTAGAAGGAGTGGTAGGTGTCATTGCCGTTGGAAGTGTTACTGTAGAAGAAGATGACGAGGATGCTGTACTAGAGGATGTCGACATCGTGGTAGATGGAGTGCTTGGTGTTGTAGAAGGAGTGGTTGGAGTCGTTATGGTTGGAAGTGTTATTGTAGAAGATGACGTAGActtcgttgttgaaggtgtaGACGGTGTCGTAGAAGGAGTGGTAGGTGTCATTGCCGTTGGAAGTGTTACTGTAGAAGAAGATGACGAGGATGCTGTACTAGAGGATGTCGACATCGTGGTAGATGGAGTGCTTGGTGTTGTAGAAGGAGTGGTTGGCGTCGTTATGGTTGGAAGTGTTATTGTAGAAGATGACGTAGActtcgttgttgaaggtgtaGACGGTGTCGTAGAAGGAGTGGTAGGTGTCATTGCCGTTGGAAGTGTTACTGTAGAAGAAGATGACGAGGATGCTGTACTAGAGGATGTCGACATCGTGGTAGATGGAGTGCTTGGTGTTGTAGAAGGAGTGGTTGGAGTCGTTATGGTTGGAAGTGTTATTGTAGAAGATGACGTAGActtcgttgttgaaggtgtaGACGGTGTCGTAGAAGGAGTGGTAGGTGTCATTGCCGTTGGAAGTGTTACTGTAGAAGAAGATGACGAGGATGCTGTACTAGAGGATGTCGACATCGTGGTAGATGGAGTGCTTGGTGTTGTAGAAGGAGTGGTTGGAGTCGTTATGGTTGGAAGTGTTATTGTAGAAGATGACGTAGActtcgttgttgaaggtgtaGACGGTGTCGTAGAAGGAGTGGTAGGTGTCATTGCCGTTGGAAGTGTTACTGTAGAAGAAGATGACGAGGATGCTGTACTAGACGATGTCGACATCGTGGTAGATGGAGTGCTTGGTGTTGTAGAAGGAGTGGTTGGAGTCGTTATGGTTGGAAGTGTTATTGTAGAAGATGACGTAGActtcgttgttgaaggtgtaGACGGTGTCGTAGAAGGAGTGGTAGGTGTCATTGCCGTTGGAAGTGTTACTGTAGAAGAAGATGACGAGGATGCTGTACTAGAGGATGTCGACATCGTGGTAGATGGAGTGCTTGGTGTTGTAGAAGGAGTGGTTGGAGTCGTTATGGTTGGAAGTGTTATTGTAGAAGATGACGTAGActtcgttgttgaaggtgtaGACGGTGTCGTAGAAGGAGTGGTAGGTGTCATTGCCGTTGGAAGTGTTACTGTAGAAGAAGATGACGAGGATGCTGTACTAGAGGATGTCGACATCGTGGTAGATGGAGTGCTTGGTGTTGTAGAAGGAGTGGTTGGCGTCGTTATGGTTGGAAGTGTTATTGTAGAAGATGACGTAGActtcgttgttgaaggtgtaGACGGTGTCGTAGAAGGAGTGGTAGGTGTCATTGCCGTTGGAAGTGTTACTGTAGAAGAAGATGACGAGGATGCTGTACTAGAGGATGTCGACATCGTGGTAGATGGAGTGCTTGGTGTTGTAGAAGGAGTGGTTGGAGTCGTTATGGTTGGAAGTGTTATTGTAGAAGATGACGTAGActtcgttgttgaaggtgtaGACGGTGTCGTAGAAGGAGTGGTAGGTGTCATTGCCGTTGGAAGTGTTACTGTAGAAGAAGATGACGAGGATGCTGTACTAGAGGATGTCGACATCGTGGTAGATGGAGTGCTTGGTGTTGTAGAAGGAGTGGTTGGAGTCGTTATGGTTGGAAGTGTTATTGTAGAAGATGACGAGGTAGActtcgttgttgaaggtgtaGACATCGTAGTGGACAGTGTTGTAGAAGGAGTGGTTGGCGTCGTTATGGTTGGAAGTGTTATTGTAGAAGATGACGACGTAGACTTCGTTGTAGAAGGTGTAGACATCGTAGTAGACGGTGTTGTAGAAGGAGTGGTTGGCGTCGTTATGGTTGGAAGTGTTATTGTAGAAGATGACGACGTAGActtcgttgttgaaggtgtaGACATCGTAGTGGACGGTGTTGTAGAAGGAGTGGTTGGCGTCGTTATGGTTGGAATTGTTATTGTAGAAGATGACGACGTAGActtcgttgttgaaggtgtaGACATCGTAGTGGACGGTGTTGTAGAAGGAGTGGTTGGCGTCGTTATGGTTGGAAGTGTTATTGTAGAAGATGACGACGTAGActtcgttgttgaaggtgtaGACATCGTAGTGGACGGTGTTGTAGAAGGAGTGGTTGGCGTCGTTATGGTTGGAAGTGTTATTGTAGAAGATGACGACGTAGActtcgttgttgaaggtgtaGACATCGTAGTGGACGGTGTTGTAGAAGGAGTGGTTGGCGTCGTTATGGTTGGAAGTGTTATTGTAGAAGATGACGACGTAGActtcgttgttgaaggtgtaGACATCGTAGTGGACGGTGTTGTAGAAGGAGTGGTTGGCGTCGTTATGGTTGGAAGTGTTATTGTAGAAGATGACGACGTAGActtcgttgttgaaggtgtaGACATCGTAGTGGACGGTGTTGTAGAAGGAGTGGTTGGCGTCGTTATGGTTGGAAGTGTTATTGTAGAAGATGACGACGTAGActtcgttgttgaaggtgtaGACATCGTAGTAGACGGTGTTGTAGAAGGAGTGGTTGGCGTCGTTATGGTTGGAAGTGTTATTGTAGAAGATGACGACGTAGActtcgttgttgaaggtgtaGACATCGTAGTGGACGGTGTTGTAGAAGGAGTGGTTGGCGTCGTTATGGTTGGAAGTGTTATTGTAGAAGATGACGACGTAGActtcgttgttgaaggtgtaGACATCGTAGTGGACGGTGTTGTAGAAGGAGTGGTTGGCGTCGTTACGGTTGGAAGTGTTATTGTAGAAGATGACGACGTAGActtcgttgttgaaggtgttGACATCGTAGTGGACGGTGTTGTAGAAGGAGTGGTTGGCGTCGTTACGGTTGGAAGTGTTATTGTAGAAGATGACGACGTAGActtcgttgttgaaggtgtaGACATCGTAGTGGACGGTGTTGTAGAAGGAGTGGTTGGCGTCGTTACGGTTGGAAGTGTTATTGTAGAAGATGACGACGTAGActtcgttgttgaaggtgtaGACATCGTAGTGGACGGTGTTGTAGAAGGAGTGGTTGGCGTCGTTACGGTTGGAAGTGTTATTGTAGAAGATGACGACGTAGActtcgttgttgaaggtgtaGACATTGTAGTAGACGGTGTTGTAGAAGGAGTGGTTGGTGTCGATATAGTTGGAAGCGTTACagtagatgatgatgatgtagtCGGCGTTGTGGAGGGGGTAGACATTGTTGTAGACGGTGTCGTTGCTGGAGAGGATGGATTTGCAGTTTCTTCTTCGTCTTGTGGTATGCAATATCCATAAATTTCAACACTTGAtgataatttcttttttttggatttGTCCTCTATGAGTATGTTCATGTTGTCTTCATCTTCATTCcatatttcaaaatttatttttgcttgGGATGATTTTCTAGTTGGTTCAACCAGTACGTATTGTAACCTTTTTCCTATTGCCTGAATCGGAACGATTTAATTATAAGAGGTGGAATCGTTTGATACGTTTATGCTATAAATGTATTATATGTTCAAATTGAACCACTTTTTAATCAAGCTCAACAGGTACGTTTGAATTGCCACGATCATTTGCGAATCATCTGctgctttctctttttttgcaCATTATTTCAGTCGTCATATATCTTTTTTTGCAGTTATTTGAATCTTATTTAGCAATTTttagatagatagataatCCTTAGTAAAATAATTCCGTACTCTTATTCCAACACCACTGGACCACTCCCATTATATCGATCACCATAAATCATAACATTGTAAACCAAATATACTTtgaagaaaaattgattcaAATAAGCCCATTCTATCCTCGCTGGAGTTTAACAGATTGGCATTTAATCACAATATTGAAGTTGTACACAAATTTATATTAGCAGGGTTACCTAACTGATTATACGCACAACACTTTTTGGTTATTCCAGGAAAGCGGCTAAGCCGTATTGGTTGTATTGTAACACTTATACTTAAACTTAAGCAACTTTCATAATGCACTACAGGACATTTtcaccaaaaataataataaaagttaCTTACGGCGCCAATTTGCAAATATGCAGGGTTTCGGTTGCCTCTTAAGAGCTTATAGTAAAAACAGGTTTGAAGGCTGCTATCGTAAATTCCATAGGTAGAAATGCTTTCAGCAATGTTATTATTGCATGTCACAAATGTTATAAATGCAGCAATTAATATGTATAAGTTATTCATATTGCACAATAACTGGGTGGTAGAAACTGAACACACTGAGGTAAAGAACAAACTGAATAGGTGGACCCTTTTTCGTGTATCTTTTATAGAATCCACGAGAATACCTTTCATTTTGACGAAAACAAGTTAAACTACTTTCTCCCAAGTTGAACCCAAGTTGACGAACATCAAATAATTGTTTCAACCGGTGTATAGGTTAACATGAAATTTGTTGGTCCATCCAACCTGATTTAAAACGGTGTCGCTTCCCGACCTTAAAGGCTAAAAACAAAGTGAGTGTCAAAATTCAGTAGCTACCACAACAATCGCAGTTACCGGGTGCGTTATTAATTTAACGGATGACCAAAACCGATGACAAAGCAGTATAACGCTCGTTTATTTCTGTTGCAGGTTTGTTAATTTTGACAGTACTTATTGCATTTCTTTCAAACCCATAATATGGATGTGTAACTTTCGATTGAGGGAAGGTTGCTTTATGGGACTTTAAATAATGCAAACTGTATCAGGTACTATAAATTCAAATaagttttttaaacataaaaacctgTTTCGTTCCATTATGCTCCAAATACACAGTATCACGGTCAATAAATGTAACTGACCTGCCGTAATCAAAATCCAGGAAGGTTCAACAGGCACATATGCAAGCACAGGCGGGAAACCATTCCGCCTGAAATATATTGCATGCACAAACCATTCGTTAACGAGACATTTTCGTCGTATTGTATATTGTTTGTCGTGTGTAGGTCCTTGTTGAgtattgaaaatttatgaatatttcatcAGTGAATATTTATTCACTGCGCATAATTGATTTCATTGCAAGGAGAGTATAAAAAGTGTAATAGTTTAATATTGATCGGTGTGCTTTATTTCCTAATTACACTATTGATacattaaatgaaatgaaagatTCTCAATATGTTGGTTACGTTTTACAAATGCATCATATTGCAAATAAGGAATTAACAATTCTAAAGTGTGCATGTTAAGAGCACTTTTATGAATCTATGATATTGCAGGTTTGGTTTGAATAAGATCGCATGGTGTTAGGGGCACTGCGATAGTTGTCAAACGCTGCAGGTTGTTAAGGTTGATAACGCTTCAATAAGAAAAGACAGAAATAGCAGAGATGTGGTTGATGTATCCTTTATAGAACTCTTAAGAATGCCTTTCACCGTACCCAAAGTACATGAAGCTGCTTTCTCTTCAATGTAAATTATCAGCAGATGCAAGTTGTATGAATAAAATGAATGGGAGAAAAGAGGTTAGCTCTTGTGCGGTTTGGTATTCTGCCGATGCCATTTTGGAAGATATTATTATGTGTGAAGATACGGTCATCTTACGAACTCGAAACCAAGTGTTTAATATTTGTGAAGTGAATTGCAGGGGTTTTCTCGTTCACATTATAGCTTTATCATATCTTTCGtggttaaaataaattgttttgtgaCTGTGGAAACTTTTAtagttttatattaaattttttaaatgcatttctTCTACATTGAATTAATCGTAgatagcaatacggcctggccgttcttgaagaaattaaaaaaaaataatcttagATGGAACCATGAAGGCCagagtattttttatttagtgTCAAATTTTTTATATctatcatttttcattcgaaTCACAAACTAATACTTTTTGATTCTGGTTTTCGCAATTGGAAACTATGTTTATGTAGAACGTTTACAACTATTTTGTAGGGAAAAAACGTTATTCGTATTAAATTACGAGCTATATTACTCTTTACTGAAGCATTCGGCGCGCACGACGTACATGGGATTTTTGTCCGAGATTTGAAAACTAGCCATTTCATCTGGTCCATATCGCGATCTTTGTATTCGTTGAGAATGTCGACCGGATTCAAATCCGGGATGGATGTCCACAAAGTTGTGTACAAACAGTTGAATAAAATCTCCAAACCGTCATAGACGATCCCTTTGCACGAGCTAAAACATCGTGTGGCACTTTTAATTCGTTTGAGCTACTTTTTCTATGAATTCTTTTTTCTCCCGGAGAAAGGTCCGAGGGCCAACGTCTGGTCTcgtgaaagcaaaaaagaccga
Protein-coding sequences here:
- the LOC128300730 gene encoding mucin-2-like — its product is MTPTTPSTTPSTPSTTKSTSSSTITLPTITTPTTPSTTPSTPSTTMSTSSSTASSSSSSTVTLPTAMTPTTPSTTPSTPSTTKSTSSSTITLPTITTPTTPSTTPSTPSTTMSTSSSTASSSSSSTVTLPTAMTPTTPSTTPSTPSTTKSTSSSTITLPTITTPTTPSTTPSTPSTTMSTSSSTASSSSSSTVTLPTAMTPTTPSTTPSTPSTTKSTSSSTITLPTITTPTTPSTTPSTPSTTMSTSSSTASSSSSSTVTLPTAMTPTTPSTTPSTPSTTKSTSSSTITLPTITTPTTPSTTPSTPSTTMSTSSSTASSSSSSTVTLPTAMTPTTPSTTPSTPSTTKSTSSSTITLPTITTPTTPSTTPSTPSTTMSTSSSTASSSSSSTVTLPTAMTPTTPSTTPSTPSTTKSTSSSTITLPTITTPTTPSTTPSTPSTTMSTSSSTASSSSSSTVTLPTAMTPTTPSTTPSTPSTTKSTSSSTITLPTITTPTTPSTTPSTPSTTMSTSSSTASSSSSSTVTLPTAMTPTTPSTTPSTPSTTKSTSSSTITLPTITTPTTPSTTPSTPSTTMSTSSSTASSSSSSTVTLPTAMTPTTPSTTPSTPSTTKSTSSSTITLPTITTPTTPSTTPSTPSTTMSTSSSTASSSSSSTVTLPTAMTPTTPSTTPSTPSTTKSTSSSTITLPTITTPTTPSTTPSTPSTTMSTSSSTASSSSSSTVTLPTAMTPTTPSTTPSTPSTTKSTSSSTITLPTITTPTTPSTTPSTPSTTMSTSSSTASSSSSSTVTLPTAMTPTTPSTTPSTPSTTKSTSSSTITLPTITTPTTPSTTPSTPSTTMSTSSSTASSSSSSTVTLPTAMTPTTPSTTPSTPSTTKSTSSSTITLPTITTPTTPSTTPSTPSTTMSTSSSTASSSSSSTVTLPTAMTPTTPSTTPSTPSATKSTSSSTITLPTITTPTTPSTTPSTPSTTMSTSSSTASSSSSSTVTLPTAMTPTTPSTTPSTPSTTKSTSSSTITTPTTPSTTPSTPSTTMSTSSSTASSSSSSTVTLPTATSNHNDSNHSFYNTKHSIYHDVDILYNTSNRNDTYHSFYDTVYTFNNEVYVIFYNNTSNHNDSNHSIYHDVYILYYSIDVNIYPNNITNFVALNYIANTCNNGINHHFTYITNSTISNHYDTYSWCNIQHQLKC